In the genome of Desulfovibrio desulfuricans, one region contains:
- the mltG gene encoding endolytic transglycosylase MltG, which yields MKILLRALGLLLLLALAGGGWVAYEAHTFLTTAPETPGRDVFFDVPTGARLAQVSAGLAKLGVVTDARKLDLLARYKKWENRLQAGRFALNTGWLPEKVLDELVNGHPVLYRVTIPEGLSWWQTGRLLEEAGLVVFEDFRKVLTDPDFLRHYGIPFATAEGFLMPDTYLLKKNETVDLAQARAVAGRMVDNFWRKTAQVWPDGKKPGPAQADQLKTWIILASIVEKETAIDAERARVAGVYQNRMDKGMLLQADPTVIYGLGPAFDGNLRRRDLDDANNLYNTYQRPGLPPGPICSFGAAALSAAVHPEAHNYLYFVAKYDGGEHVFSTNLNDHNKAVRQYLQNRRSAKPTAPDAR from the coding sequence ATGAAAATACTGTTGCGCGCGCTTGGGCTGCTGTTGTTGCTGGCCCTGGCAGGCGGAGGATGGGTGGCCTACGAGGCGCACACCTTCCTTACCACTGCGCCCGAAACACCGGGCCGCGATGTTTTTTTTGACGTCCCCACGGGGGCGCGCCTGGCGCAGGTGAGCGCCGGGCTTGCCAAGCTGGGCGTTGTTACCGACGCGCGCAAGCTTGACCTTTTGGCCCGCTACAAAAAATGGGAAAACCGCCTGCAGGCTGGCCGCTTTGCCCTCAATACCGGCTGGCTGCCCGAAAAAGTGCTGGATGAACTGGTCAACGGGCACCCGGTGCTGTACCGCGTCACCATTCCCGAAGGGCTTTCTTGGTGGCAGACGGGGCGCCTGCTGGAAGAAGCGGGGCTTGTGGTTTTTGAAGATTTTCGCAAGGTTTTGACAGATCCGGACTTTTTGCGTCACTACGGCATCCCCTTTGCCACGGCTGAGGGCTTTTTGATGCCCGACACCTATCTGCTCAAGAAAAACGAAACCGTCGATCTTGCCCAGGCACGGGCCGTTGCCGGACGCATGGTGGACAACTTCTGGCGCAAGACGGCCCAGGTCTGGCCCGACGGCAAAAAACCGGGACCGGCCCAGGCCGACCAGCTCAAGACCTGGATTATCCTTGCCTCCATTGTGGAAAAGGAAACCGCCATAGATGCGGAGCGCGCCCGCGTGGCCGGGGTGTACCAAAACCGCATGGACAAGGGCATGCTGCTGCAGGCAGACCCCACTGTCATTTACGGCCTTGGCCCGGCCTTTGACGGCAACCTGCGCCGCCGCGACCTGGACGATGCCAACAACCTGTACAACACCTATCAGCGCCCCGGTCTGCCGCCCGGCCCGATATGCTCGTTCGGGGCAGCCGCCCTTAGCGCAGCCGTGCATCCAGAGGCGCACAACTATCTGTATTTTGTGGCTAAATACGATGGTGGGGAACACGTCTTTTCCACCAACCTCAACGACCACAACAAGGCCGTGCGGCAATATCTGCAAAACCGCCGCAGTGCCAAGCCCACCGCGCCCGACGCGCGCTGA
- a CDS encoding winged helix-turn-helix transcriptional regulator — translation MSIPKPGTPVRGSRSGVPLMALFDLLGKRWAMGVIWQLRRGPATFRGLQAVCESISPAVLNSRLKELREARLVCATDEGYALTDMGVELGRLLEPFGTWAIAWAMEVAPEEAERWSELLSKRLA, via the coding sequence ATGAGCATACCCAAACCAGGCACACCTGTCCGCGGCTCGCGAAGCGGCGTGCCGCTTATGGCGCTTTTTGACCTTTTGGGCAAGCGCTGGGCCATGGGCGTTATCTGGCAGCTGCGCAGGGGGCCTGCCACTTTCAGGGGCTTGCAGGCGGTGTGCGAATCCATATCCCCGGCGGTGCTCAACAGCCGTCTTAAAGAACTGCGCGAGGCCCGGCTGGTGTGCGCCACCGACGAGGGCTATGCCCTGACGGATATGGGGGTTGAATTGGGCCGTTTGCTTGAACCGTTTGGAACCTGGGCCATTGCCTGGGCCATGGAAGTGGCCCCGGAGGAAGCTGAACGCTGGAGCGAACTGCTCAGCAAGAGGCTTGCCTAG
- a CDS encoding NAD-dependent epimerase, which translates to MHVLVTGAAGFIGYHLCRRLLADGHSVVGVDNCNDYYDVQLKKDRLAQLAAMPEAHRFRFEHLDLADGPAMAALFAREGFTHVVNLAAQAGVRYSLQNPESYLNANLLGFGHILEGCRQNKVGHLLFASSSSVYGMNTARPYSVQHNVDHPVSLYAATKKSNELMAHAYSHLFRIPCTGLRFFTVYGPWGRPDMALHLFTTAIVHGKPIKVFNEGRMRRDFTYIDDIIEGVVRLLPLAPQADPDFDPENPNPASSSAPWRIYNIGNNNTVELNDFISALEDALGMKASKELLPMQPGDVESTWANIDDLTAATGFAPSTPLSEGIARFVAWYKEYYKI; encoded by the coding sequence ATGCATGTTCTTGTGACCGGCGCGGCGGGTTTTATAGGCTACCATCTTTGCAGGCGGCTTTTGGCCGACGGGCACAGCGTTGTGGGCGTTGATAATTGCAACGACTATTACGATGTGCAACTAAAAAAAGACCGTCTGGCCCAACTTGCCGCCATGCCCGAAGCTCACCGGTTCCGGTTTGAGCATCTGGACCTGGCCGACGGCCCGGCGATGGCCGCCCTGTTTGCCCGCGAGGGTTTTACCCATGTGGTCAACCTTGCGGCGCAGGCCGGCGTGCGCTACAGCCTGCAGAACCCGGAATCGTACCTTAACGCAAACCTGCTGGGCTTTGGGCATATACTTGAAGGCTGCCGCCAAAACAAGGTCGGCCACCTGCTTTTTGCCTCATCGTCCTCTGTTTACGGCATGAACACGGCCCGGCCCTACAGCGTGCAGCACAACGTCGATCACCCGGTGAGCCTGTACGCCGCCACCAAAAAAAGCAACGAACTCATGGCCCACGCCTACAGCCATCTGTTCCGCATTCCCTGCACGGGCCTGCGCTTTTTTACGGTTTACGGCCCCTGGGGCAGGCCCGACATGGCCCTGCACCTGTTTACCACCGCCATTGTGCACGGCAAACCCATCAAGGTTTTTAACGAGGGGCGCATGCGCCGCGACTTTACCTATATCGACGACATCATCGAAGGCGTGGTGCGCCTGCTGCCGCTGGCCCCGCAGGCCGACCCCGACTTTGACCCCGAAAACCCCAACCCCGCCAGCAGCTCCGCGCCCTGGCGCATTTACAACATCGGCAACAACAATACGGTGGAACTCAACGACTTTATCAGCGCTCTTGAAGACGCCTTGGGCATGAAGGCCAGCAAGGAACTGCTGCCCATGCAACCGGGCGACGTTGAGTCCACCTGGGCCAATATTGACGACCTCACCGCCGCCACCGGCTTTGCCCCGTCCACGCCGCTCAGCGAGGGTATAGCCCGCTTTGTGGCCTGGTACAAAGAGTATTATAAAATATGA
- a CDS encoding cobyrinate a,c-diamide synthase encodes MPKPQPSIPGLVIGGTGSNSGKTTLTLALLCALHKRGLAARAAKTGPDYIDAAFHADLTGQPAANLDTWMCRESAPSPGSQSLRASGGLPKGLLRVFERMRLPDRQTAGVLTTAAPCPPDLLVVEGAMGIFDGGHNGAGSTAHLGSLLGLPILLVLNAGGMGQSVTAMAEGFLHHRPAWAKGRALRFLGMVCTHVGSARHADLLRQSLAPLGKSEGVPLLGLLPRQGAPALAARHLGLVEAHEALPAVDRQALAQWAEDHCDLDLLLRLAGVRSSLHPASMAARMEAPAQGQTPAGATPACLRPDCAAQPADEPENRRDTPHGHKCTVDSDSRQGPAQAMESESAAMPLPASRFFVAAATACRGRSKLVVGLAWDEAFSFCYADLPAVLRELRAEVVAFSPLRDAAPPTQCSGLYFPGGYPELHAAGLTANTPMREALHRLAAQGMPMYGECGGYMYLMRSLQLNGRQYAMSGLLPRSCALGATRAALGYRAATAAPGFLPSARANAQGNTSGNRPLWVRGHEFHYAQEQNDPLPPQCSPLWKLYDSQGLFLRDDGCRLGSVAGAWLHCYPEGSRRFWRAWLGLCAAYNKDQRS; translated from the coding sequence ATGCCCAAGCCGCAGCCGAGCATACCCGGCCTTGTCATAGGCGGCACGGGCAGCAATTCCGGCAAGACAACTCTTACGCTGGCCCTGCTCTGCGCTCTGCACAAACGGGGTCTTGCGGCGCGGGCGGCCAAGACCGGGCCGGACTATATCGACGCTGCCTTTCACGCCGACCTTACCGGCCAGCCTGCCGCAAACCTCGATACATGGATGTGCCGTGAATCCGCGCCGTCGCCCGGCTCGCAGTCCCTACGCGCCAGCGGCGGCCTGCCCAAAGGATTGCTGCGCGTTTTTGAACGCATGCGCCTGCCTGATCGGCAGACGGCAGGCGTCCTGACCACTGCCGCGCCTTGCCCGCCAGATCTGCTGGTGGTGGAAGGAGCCATGGGTATTTTTGACGGCGGGCACAATGGGGCGGGCAGCACGGCCCATCTGGGTTCGCTGCTGGGCCTCCCCATCCTGCTGGTGCTCAACGCGGGAGGCATGGGCCAGTCGGTGACCGCCATGGCTGAGGGTTTTTTGCACCACCGGCCAGCCTGGGCCAAGGGACGGGCACTACGCTTTTTGGGCATGGTCTGCACCCATGTGGGCAGCGCCCGGCACGCCGACCTGCTGCGGCAATCGCTGGCCCCGCTGGGCAAAAGCGAGGGAGTGCCGCTGCTGGGCCTTTTGCCCCGACAGGGAGCGCCCGCGCTGGCCGCGCGTCACCTGGGGCTGGTGGAGGCGCACGAGGCACTGCCCGCCGTGGACCGGCAAGCTCTGGCCCAATGGGCCGAAGACCACTGCGACCTTGACCTGCTGCTCCGCCTTGCAGGGGTACGCTCGTCCTTGCACCCGGCCAGCATGGCTGCCCGCATGGAAGCTCCCGCGCAGGGGCAAACCCCTGCGGGTGCAACCCCGGCATGCCTCAGGCCAGACTGCGCCGCGCAGCCGGCAGACGAGCCAGAAAACAGACGCGACACCCCGCACGGGCACAAGTGCACTGTTGACTCCGACAGCAGGCAAGGCCCTGCGCAAGCCATGGAGTCTGAATCAGCAGCAATGCCGCTGCCAGCAAGCCGTTTTTTCGTCGCTGCTGCAACCGCCTGCCGGGGCAGAAGCAAACTGGTGGTGGGGCTGGCCTGGGACGAAGCCTTCAGTTTTTGCTACGCGGACCTGCCCGCAGTGCTGCGCGAACTCAGGGCAGAGGTGGTCGCCTTTTCGCCGTTGCGCGACGCCGCCCCTCCCACGCAGTGCAGCGGCCTGTACTTTCCCGGCGGCTATCCAGAGCTGCACGCGGCGGGCCTTACGGCCAACACGCCCATGCGCGAGGCCCTGCACCGGCTTGCGGCCCAGGGCATGCCCATGTACGGCGAATGCGGGGGCTACATGTACCTTATGCGCTCGCTGCAGCTGAACGGACGGCAGTACGCCATGAGCGGCCTCTTGCCGCGCAGCTGCGCCCTGGGGGCAACCAGGGCCGCTCTTGGGTACCGGGCGGCGACGGCCGCGCCGGGGTTTTTACCGAGCGCGCGGGCAAACGCCCAAGGCAACACCTCCGGCAACCGCCCCTTGTGGGTGCGCGGGCACGAATTTCATTACGCGCAGGAGCAGAACGACCCCCTGCCGCCCCAATGCAGCCCCCTGTGGAAGCTGTACGACAGCCAGGGCCTTTTTTTACGCGATGACGGCTGCCGCCTTGGCTCTGTGGCCGGGGCATGGCTGCACTGCTACCCGGAAGGCTCCCGCCGCTTCTGGCGTGCATGGCTGGGCCTCTGCGCGGCATACAACAAAGATCAACGCTCGTAA
- a CDS encoding precorrin-8X methylmutase — translation MTSRTPITTELDPACTPAEIENRSFAIIDAEIPQPRTFEGPLWQVARRCVHTLGDTDIVADLRLSATGMEAGVNALLAGCTVYTDTRMAAAGLPMRRLEPLGVTVTPLMALPGLAELARRRGTTRSRAGLESIAQNMGGNIVVIGNAPTALLGLLEVLAQGAQPPALIVGMPVGFVNAAQSKELLRQSPWPHFTLLGRKGGSAVAAACINALADMALARRGLTQVAAL, via the coding sequence ATGACATCCCGCACCCCCATCACGACAGAGCTTGACCCGGCCTGCACACCGGCAGAGATAGAAAACCGTTCTTTTGCCATCATAGATGCCGAAATTCCCCAACCGCGCACCTTTGAGGGCCCTCTGTGGCAGGTGGCCCGCCGCTGCGTCCATACCCTCGGCGATACGGATATTGTGGCGGATCTGCGCCTCTCCGCTACTGGGATGGAGGCTGGCGTGAACGCCCTGCTGGCGGGCTGTACGGTGTACACCGACACCCGCATGGCCGCTGCGGGGCTGCCCATGCGTCGCCTTGAACCGCTGGGCGTCACGGTAACGCCGCTTATGGCCCTGCCCGGCCTTGCGGAGCTTGCGCGCCGCCGGGGCACCACGCGCTCCCGCGCCGGGCTTGAGAGCATTGCGCAAAACATGGGCGGCAACATCGTTGTTATCGGCAACGCTCCCACTGCCCTGCTGGGGCTGCTGGAAGTGCTGGCGCAGGGCGCGCAGCCCCCGGCTCTGATTGTGGGCATGCCCGTGGGCTTTGTGAACGCCGCCCAGTCAAAGGAGCTGCTGCGGCAAAGCCCGTGGCCGCACTTTACCCTGCTGGGCCGCAAGGGCGGCTCAGCCGTGGCCGCCGCCTGCATCAACGCCCTGGCAGATATGGCGCTGGCCAGGCGCGGCCTTACGCAGGTCGCGGCGTTGTGA
- the ruvX gene encoding Holliday junction resolvase RuvX yields the protein MKFVGVDYGLARTGLAVSDPEGRLAFPLETLRLADFADRKVFLAALAERIMQAGAEAVVMGLPLTLDGEESLTTRQIRNVTERLKRRVPLPFFFMMEALSSAEAWSDLREAGLKLSKRKAVLDQQAAVRILSSFLSLAPQERRQA from the coding sequence GTGAAATTCGTTGGCGTAGACTACGGCCTGGCCCGCACCGGGCTTGCCGTATCCGACCCGGAGGGACGGTTGGCCTTTCCTCTCGAGACCCTGCGGCTTGCGGACTTTGCCGACCGCAAGGTCTTTCTGGCCGCGCTGGCGGAGCGCATCATGCAGGCTGGCGCAGAGGCGGTGGTGATGGGCCTGCCGCTCACGCTTGATGGCGAGGAAAGCCTGACCACGCGCCAGATACGCAATGTCACCGAACGCCTCAAGCGCAGGGTGCCGCTGCCTTTTTTCTTTATGATGGAAGCGCTGAGCTCTGCGGAAGCATGGTCGGACCTGCGCGAGGCGGGGCTCAAACTGAGCAAACGCAAGGCTGTGCTTGACCAGCAGGCCGCCGTGCGCATCCTTTCCTCCTTTCTTTCGCTGGCGCCCCAGGAGCGGAGACAAGCATGA
- a CDS encoding C-GCAxxG-C-C family protein, with translation MNGLPELDEVQENFNMGIICAQQVLTHFADRLGLPEETALRVASAFGSGMGRAEVCGCVSGSLMVLGMLHGPNGPCARPQKEAFYARRDAFTEAFAKAHGSLLCRGVLGHDLTTPEGMAAARKGNLFIKTCSPLVCATCALLEEYL, from the coding sequence ATGAACGGGCTGCCTGAACTGGACGAAGTACAGGAAAATTTCAACATGGGCATTATCTGCGCCCAGCAGGTGCTGACCCACTTTGCCGACCGACTTGGCCTGCCGGAAGAAACCGCCCTGCGCGTGGCCTCCGCCTTTGGTTCAGGCATGGGGCGGGCAGAAGTGTGCGGCTGCGTCTCCGGCTCGCTCATGGTGCTGGGCATGCTGCACGGGCCAAACGGCCCCTGCGCCCGCCCGCAAAAAGAAGCCTTTTACGCCCGGCGCGACGCCTTTACCGAAGCCTTTGCCAAGGCGCACGGCAGCCTGCTGTGCCGGGGCGTGCTGGGCCACGACCTTACAACGCCTGAAGGAATGGCCGCCGCGCGTAAGGGCAACCTGTTCATAAAAACCTGTTCCCCCCTGGTTTGCGCCACCTGCGCGCTGCTGGAAGAATACCTGTAG
- a CDS encoding tautomerase family protein, giving the protein MPVITIALHSTTEEVKRNLIEGLTAAAVAATQVPQEKFVVFVEEYGTDAIGLGGRTLKAIKAAQQ; this is encoded by the coding sequence ATGCCTGTCATTACCATAGCTCTGCACAGCACCACTGAAGAAGTGAAAAGGAATCTGATTGAAGGCCTGACCGCTGCCGCCGTGGCGGCAACGCAGGTTCCGCAGGAAAAATTTGTGGTATTTGTCGAGGAATACGGCACCGATGCCATCGGCCTTGGCGGCCGCACGCTCAAGGCGATCAAGGCAGCGCAGCAATAG
- a CDS encoding site-2 protease family protein yields MLNLDISQVLSTLAVAAVPAFLGIILHEVAHGWAASRCGDPTAKFMGRLTLNPLPHIDPMGLLAFVLTSLSGSFVFGWAKPVPVDPRNFRNPAKDMMLVALAGPLTNFILATLFGLLLWVVILLFPPQQWLQSSSYVFALKTIQSGVIINFGLGWLNLIPIPPLDGSKVVAYFLPATTAYRYLSIERYGFVILLLLLFTGALGLVLGPLVSGSAVGLLSLLGII; encoded by the coding sequence ATGCTGAACCTAGATATATCTCAGGTGCTGAGCACCCTGGCTGTGGCCGCTGTTCCAGCATTTCTGGGCATCATCCTGCATGAGGTGGCCCACGGCTGGGCAGCCTCGCGCTGCGGCGACCCGACCGCCAAGTTTATGGGTCGCCTGACCCTTAACCCCCTGCCGCATATTGATCCCATGGGCCTGCTGGCCTTTGTGCTCACGAGCCTTTCCGGCTCCTTTGTCTTTGGCTGGGCAAAGCCCGTGCCGGTAGATCCCCGCAACTTCCGCAATCCCGCAAAGGATATGATGCTGGTAGCTCTTGCCGGGCCGCTGACAAACTTTATTCTGGCAACGCTTTTTGGCCTTTTGCTGTGGGTGGTGATCCTCCTCTTTCCCCCGCAGCAATGGCTGCAGAGTTCAAGCTACGTGTTTGCGCTCAAGACCATCCAGTCCGGCGTAATCATTAATTTTGGTCTGGGCTGGCTGAATCTGATCCCCATTCCTCCGCTGGACGGCAGCAAGGTTGTGGCCTATTTTTTGCCTGCAACTACCGCATATCGTTACCTGAGTATCGAGCGTTACGGATTTGTCATTCTTTTGTTGTTGCTGTTTACCGGGGCGCTGGGCCTGGTGCTGGGGCCGCTGGTCAGCGGCAGCGCCGTGGGCCTGTTGTCGCTGTTGGGCATCATTTAG